The following nucleotide sequence is from Thermococcus sp..
CGTCCCGGTGCCCCTGACGGCCGTTGGATATAGCTCCGGCGTGTAGGCGTATATCGCACCCCAGGCGCCGAGGTTGAAGAAGCTGAAAGCTATGGCGCTCGCGATTATCGCCGTCTCGTTCCCTGAGTTGGCCGCGAAGTAGAAGCCGACGCCCGCTATTCCAGAGAGGAGCAGGTAGTAGGAGAGCGTCTTCTTCCTGCCAATCCTTTCGAGTAGGTAAGCGGCGCTCCAGTAGCCCGGGAGCTGGGCTATTGCCGTTATTATGAAGTACTGGAAGCTCCTGAAAACCGTTATGCCAAGCGTCGCGGAGAGGAACCTCGGTAGCCAGATGAAGAAGCCGTAGTAGGCGAAGGCTATGCTGAACCACGCGATGGTGAGCATGAGTGTCGTTTTACCGTAGCGCCTCCAGAGGTCCCCGACCGATACCTTCCCGGCCGCTTTGGGCATTTCGAGCTTTACGCTCACTCCGAATATCTCCCTGAGGGTCTCCTCCGCCTCTTTAACGCGCCCCTTGGTTAGGAGGAAGCGCGGCGACTCGGGAAGGGTGAGGAGAAGGGGCAGGATCAGGATTATCGCCCCGCCGAAGAGGAGTATGCTCCTCCAGTCGGCTTTAACCAGCAGGGCCACGACGCCGATTATTATCGTTCCGACAGCCCAGAAGCTCTCCAGGATTGAAATCATAGCTCCCCTTATCGAGCGGGGCATGAACTCGGCGAAGTATGAACTCGCAACCGGGAGGGAACCTCCAAGGCCGAGGCCGACGATGAAGCGCAGGACTATGAGCTGGTCGAGGTTGCCGGCGAACGAGCTCACTATAGAGCCGAGGGAGAAGGTCGAAACCGCGAGAACCAGCGTCTTCTTCCTCCCAATCCTGTCCGCGAGATATCCGAAGAGCCACGCTCCAAAGAGCATTCCAAAGAGCGCCGCGGAGCCGAGAGAGCCGAGCTTCGTCAGGCTTCCCTGAAATGCCGGGTCGTTCTTGAGCAGGGCTATGACGAACCCCGCCGAGATGGTGTTCACCGCTATGAACGCCCACACGGTCCCGAGGATCGCGAGGAGGGTGTAGTGGAACTTATTCAACCGGGAGTTCTCTATGACCTCCATCTTCCTATCACCCGACTTCATTTGCATGAAGAAGTTTTTAAGCGTTTTCTCGGCCGTTCCGTCTTGTTACGCAGATTTGGGCAATTTTCCGGAGATTTCGGGAAGTAACGTGACTCCTGGTTCTTTGATGCTGGAGATTATGGTCGTTGCGTCATTCAAAAACCTTAAATCCTTCAGATGGGCAACTTCCTATCCCGGGTGGTGAAATGAACCTGCTCAGGAGGTATAGACTTCTCTTCCTCCTCATGAACACGGGCTTCATCGGAAACCTCACGGTCATCTACTACCTCTCGAAGGGCATTACCTACGGCCAGATCGGCCTTGTGAGTGCAGTCTCCGCGCTGGGCTTCTTTCTCTTTGAGGTTCCGACCGGCGTCGTGGCCGACAAGGTGAGCAGGAAGACCAGCGTGCTGATCGGGATGGCGTTATTCTCCCTTGGCACGGTCATCCTGATCCTCCTCAGGAACTTCCCAATGCTCGTTGCCTACGCCGTTATTTCGTCACTCGGGGCGACATTCGTTAGCGGTAGCCTTCAGGCGTGGCTCTTTGACAACCTGAGGCACTTGGAGATGGAAAAACGATACCGCGAGGTCATGAGAGACGTCAAGACCCTGACCCTGGTTTTCTCCGCGTTTTCAATCCCAACTGGCGCCTTCCTGGCGCAGTTCTACGGCTTTACCCTGCCCCTAGTCATGACGCTCATCATGGAGCTGGGCGCTCTCCTGACGGCGCTCTCGATACCCGAATATGAGTTCAAAAAGCCTGAGGTCTCATACCACCTACACGTCCTCGGCTCCGCCAGAGAGCTCTTCAAGGGTGATCTCCTACCTTTAGTCCTCATCTCAATCTCCGTGACGGTGTCCATAAACCAGTTTCGGAAGTTCTTCGAGCCCTACCTCGGGGGGATTCTCGCGGAGAGCCTTGGAACGACCATCATGGGCACTCTCGGAGTGCTCGGCGTCGTCGAGGCTCTGATCAAAACTCTTCCACGGCTTGTCGGAGTTAGGCTCGGAAAAAAGTGGAGCGTTAGGGCCTACGAGCTCGCCCCCGTCGCTATACCTGTCTTCACGGTTCTCTCAGTGCTCTTTCAGAACCCTATTTTTATTATCCTGCTTGGAGTCCTCGCAACGGTCCTCAACACGGCCTTCGGCTTCAACGTCTCCGTTGAGTTCCAGCACAGGATACCGAGCGAAAAGAGGGCAACCGTTCTCTCCATTAACATGATGTTCTCCGCCCTTGTGATGGCCGCGTTTTATGCAGTTTACGGCTTTGCCGTGGACATGGCTGGCCTGGGGGAGGCCAGACTGATTTTTGCGGTAATCCTGCTTGTGGTGGGTGTTGCGTTCAAGATAGCAAGCCTCGGCCCATTCGGGGAGCCCCTGAAGCTGAGACATCTGGCTGAGGACTGAGCGCTCAAAGACCTTCCATGCGCTTCAACACCATGACTTTGGCCTCGTCTATCACCAGCATCCATACCAGCGCGTATGCCCATATTAACCCCGCGAGCTTCCAGCCTATCGGGGTTACGAAGATTCCGTAAACAACGACCAGCGTGGCGAGTACCTTAGTTATTATAGCGGACCAGAGGAGGAGCGGGCTTGGGTATGGCCTCTCCCAGAGGTGTCCCCTAGCTCTTGTGACGAATATCGTTAGGTGCCCCGCCACCGCGAGCTTCAGGAAGATAAATGACTGTATCTCAGGCCTGCTGAGGAGCAGCACCCTCTCGGCTATGTAGAACAAAATGAATGAGCTTATGACTCCGACGAAGCCCAGAAGAGTGGACAGGAGCAGGACCTTGTACATGTTCCACTTAACGGGCTTTTGAGGCGTAACGACGTTGTCGTAGGCTATCGCCAGGATTGGGGCGTCGTTGAAAAGCGCCAGGAGCACTATCATCACTGCCGTTATTGGGTAGAAGTTAAAGACGAGTATCGCGAAGGTTATGAAGAAGAGCACTCTTATGGTCTCCGTAATCCTGTATATGACGTAGCTCTCCATCCTCTGGAAAATTCTCCGTGCCTCCTGTATTGCGTGAGCGATAACGGACAGACCGGGTTGGAGGAGAACTACATCCGCTGCGGCCCTGGCAGCGTCTGTTGCACCCGAAACCGCTATGCCGCAGTTTGCCTTCTTCAGTGCGGGGGCATCGTTGACGCCATCGCCGGTCATCGCAACCAGGTGGCCCCTCCGCTGGAGCGCGTCGACTATGCGGAACTTGTGCTCGGGAAATACCTCGGAAAATCCGTCTGCTTCTTCCACGAGCTTTTCAACCTCTGAGTCCCTTTTCGCCTTCAGGAGCTCGCTCATTGAGACTATCCTCGTACCGAGCCCGAGTATCTTTGCTATGTGCCTGGCTATCGCTATGTGGTCTCCCGTCACCATCTTGACGTTTACCCCGAGGCGGCGCACCTGCTTTATGGCCTTGGGGGCGTCGTCCCTCGGAGGATCGAAGAGGGGGATTATCCCGACGAACTCCCACCTTCCGTTTCTGGTTCTGGCGACACCTAGGGCACGGTAGCCATCTCCTGCCAGCTCATCTACGGTCTCTGTCGCCTTTTTCCGAACCTCCTCGGGGACATCACAGATGTCGAGTATAACCTGGGGCGCACCCTTTGCCACCCTGAAGTTCTCTCCATTGGTTATCTCCGCCTCCGTGCGCTTTATCACTGGGTCGAAGGGGGTAAAGTGCACCTGTTTGAACCTCCTTATGAGTCCCCCGAGGTTGAACCCATCGACCGCCCTCAGAATCGCAAGGTCTATCGGGTCGTTGTCTTCCTCTCTGCTCGCGAGGGCGGCGTAGAGAACGACGTCCTGTTTGGTGTATCCGTTGAACGGCACCGGGTCGCCAACTGTGAGCTCGTTTTTGGTCAGCGTTCCCGTTTTGTCGGAGCAGAGGACATCGACACCTGCCAGCTCTTCTATTGAGACGAGCTTTGTCACGATAGCCTGCCTCTTGGCGAGGTTCAGTGCTCCTATGGCCATCGTTATACTTAGAACCGCAGGCATTGCCGCGGGGATCGCGGCGACGGTCAGCACGAGACTGAAGCGCAGTGCCTCAAGGAGGCTCTCGTGCCGGTGTATTGCGACTAGGAAGACTATCGAGACGAGTATGAGGGAGATTATTATCAGGTAGTCGCCCACCTTGATCACCATCTTCTGGAACGAGCTCACCGTCTCGGCGCTCTCGACAAGCTGCACGGTCTTTCCGAAGTACGTGTTGAGTCCCGTTCCCGTCACGACTGCGGTCATCTCTCCCTTTTTCACGAGTGAACCCGAAAACGCTATATCGCCCACCTTCTTCGTGACAGGCAGCGATTCACCGGTAAGGGCGGACTCGTCTACCGTAAGGTAGTCCCCCTCTATGAGCTTGACGTCCGCGGGTATTATATCGCCCATCCTGAGCCTTATTATGTCTCCCGGCACGAGTTCTCTCGCAGGTATGATGCTCCATTTTCCGTCCCGCAGAACGCGCGCCTTCAGCGCCATCTTCTGTTTGAGGAACTCTATAACGTTCTCTGCTTTGTGCTCCTCCCAGAACCCGACGACACCGTTGAGTGCGAGCAGGGTGATGATTATCCAGAAATCTGCCCAGTGCTGTACCACCGCGGAGAGCACGGCGGCAATCTCAATCATCCAGGGGATTGGCCCCCAGAAATAGGACAGAAACTTGATGATGGGGTTGACCTTCTTTTCGGGGATTTCATTGGGTCCGTATTCCTCAAGCCGCTTTCTGGCCTCCTCGGAGGAAAGGCCATCCATGGAGGTTTCGAGGACTTTTAAAACGTCATCAATATCCATGTGTTTGTAATCTGTCTCTACGGGCATTTTTACCCCCAGAATGAGTCGGTCAGAATTTTTTATACAACTTTTGTTACAAAAGTCTAAGTGTTATGCAACTAAGAAAAGAAATATGGGGGCCTCACTTGGTGGCCCTCGTTATGCCAACATTTTCAACCAGCACGTATGGCGTCGAGACGGGCGTGCTGACCTCCCACCAGTGGATGTGGTAGGAATCCCTACCGAGTCCCTTGATTCCCTCAAGGATTCTCTGGAGGTTGTCGCTTACGCGGATGTTCCTTATGGGCTTCAGCTCGCCGCTCTCGACGAGGAATATTCCGTCGCGCGGTATCGTGGAGAAGTCGCCGGCGACGTAGTTCTGGAAGCGGGTGTACCAGACGTTTGTAATGTAGATGCCACGCTTGACCTCGCTGAACAGCTCCTCCCTCGAATAGTTGCCCGGCTCAAGGACGATGTTCCACGCGTGCGGCATTATAAGGCCCGCATTGGCCGTTGTCTCAGCCCCGTACTTCCTCGCCATGCTCGTGTTGAGGAGGAAGGTTTTGAAGGTTCCGTTTTCTATGATGGTAGTTTCCCTCGTGGGAACGCCCTCGTCGTCGAACTTCCTGCTTCCGTAGCCGTTGGGCATGTTGCCGACGTCCTTTATCGTTACTATCTCGTTCGCGACCTTCTGGCCGAGCTTGTTCACCAGGAAGCTGAATCCGGCCTCTGCTGCGTAAGCCGATGTCATGAAGCTCATGTAGCTGAGCAGGTTGGCAAACGCTAACGGGTCAAAGATGACGTCGAACTTCCCTTCCGGCCCCTGCTCAGGGTTCTGGGCGAGTTTGGCTATCTCTCCGGCCTTCCTCCCCGCACTCTCGGGGTCGAACTTCTTGAGAACCCTGACGGAGTTCGTCCCGTGGCCGCTCTCAAGGTCCCCGATGAAGGCTCTGACGCTTATCTCTATGCCCGTCCCCTCGTCGAAAGCCTCCACACCGTTGCTCGTGGTGAGGTAAATCCTGTCGTGGTCGGTGTAGAGAACTCCAGCAACGCGCTTCGCCCCTTCCTCAAGGGCCGCGTTTATGGCTCTCTCCACGTACTCGTTCGGCTCGTCGAGCTCGACGATGGCTTTATCGAAGGTCTCAGGGATGTCTCTATACTCGAACGGACCCTCCGCAATGCCGTAGTAGTCTTCCTTGGGCGCCATCCCCTTCATGTTGCTCAGGAGCGTCTTCAAAGTGCGTTCGATGTTCCCCTCGCTCAGCTCGGTTATCGTCGTTCCGGCAACGCGCTTATCCAGCTCGACGAAGAGCTCGACCTTCCTCTCGTGCCAGTTCTTGGCGACGGTAATCTCGTTGTTGGCGAAGCGAACCTGCCTCCTGTCCCTCTCGTAGCCGAGGACGACAACGTCGCCGAAGCCGAGCTCTTTAGCCTTCTTCAAAATGAACTCATTAACGTCAAACATCTCCACCACCTCAGTACCTCAGCGGTATGTCCCTGAGCCTTGCATGTGCTCCACCCATCCAGACAGGGACGCCCTGGCCGGGTTCGCCCTTGCCGCAGGTTCCGGGGAACATCTCGACCTCTCTTCCTACGGCGTCAACGCTGCTCCAGAGCGCTCTCGTCGTTATCTCAAGGATGGGCCTCCTGACCGGGTGCTTTATCTCGCCGTTCTCGATGAGATACGCTTCCCTGCCTATGTACCTCTGCTGGTATCTGCGGTCATCGATGTTCCACTCGTTGAAGCTCACCATGTAAACGCCGAGCTTCACATCTTCAATCAGCTCCTCAAAGGAGTAATCGCCCGGAGCAAGATAGGTGTTGGCCATTCTCACAATCGGCTCGCGGTTGTAGTTGATCGCCCTTGCCGCGGCATTTGAGCGCTGGCCGAGCTTGGCCGCGTATTCGCGGTTGGTCAGGAACTCGGTGATTATCCCATCCTTGATGAGGTAGCGCGGCCTTGCTTTCACGCCCTCGTCGTCGTAGAGGTAGAAGCCCCAGCTGTTCGGTATCGTCGGGTCTTCGATGACCGTAACTACCTCGCTCCCTATCCTCTCGCCGAGCATATCCGGCTTAACGAAGCTCTCTCCGGCCTGGGCGGCTTCCCTTCCGAATATCCTGTCGGCCTCGTATGGGTGCCCCACGCTCTCGTGGACGGCTATACCTGCTACCTCGGGGCTTATCACGAGGTCAACCTTCCCCTCCGGCGGCTTCTTGCCCTCGTAGATGAGCCTCTTGAGCGCCTGAACGTCCTTGACCGCCCAGTTCCACGGCTCGTCCTTCTCTATGAGCTCTAGACCACCGGAGAATGCCCTCTGAACGAAGGGCGCCTGCTCCATCTGGCCGTTCTCGAAGACGACGAGGTTGTACATCGTCGAGACGCGCGGAATGACGCTCTCGATGAACGCTCCATCGCTGTTGGCTATTATCTTGTGCCACACCTGGTCGGAGTAGCCAAGGTAGCGCATCGGCACGTTCACGCCGGTGGCATTTACCTCCTCCTCGATTTTTCTCAGGAGTTCGAGCTTCTCCTCGGGGGAGACATCGCGGAAGTCCTTGCGCATTTTGACCTCATAGTAGACCTCATGGAAGTCCTCATCGGAAAAGCGAATCGGCTCGTTCCTCACCTTGGAGGCCGCCTTTGCGAGCTTCACAGCCTTCTTAACGGCCTCGGCGATGCTCTCTTTCGTGAGAACATTGGTGCTTGCGAAGCCCATGCCCCCGTCCACGAGAATCC
It contains:
- a CDS encoding MFS transporter yields the protein MEVIENSRLNKFHYTLLAILGTVWAFIAVNTISAGFVIALLKNDPAFQGSLTKLGSLGSAALFGMLFGAWLFGYLADRIGRKKTLVLAVSTFSLGSIVSSFAGNLDQLIVLRFIVGLGLGGSLPVASSYFAEFMPRSIRGAMISILESFWAVGTIIIGVVALLVKADWRSILLFGGAIILILPLLLTLPESPRFLLTKGRVKEAEETLREIFGVSVKLEMPKAAGKVSVGDLWRRYGKTTLMLTIAWFSIAFAYYGFFIWLPRFLSATLGITVFRSFQYFIITAIAQLPGYWSAAYLLERIGRKKTLSYYLLLSGIAGVGFYFAANSGNETAIIASAIAFSFFNLGAWGAIYAYTPELYPTAVRGTGTGWAGAMARIGGGIAPILAGRIMEVGSAALAVLVIAVVAIIGALDVLALGEETMGKELA
- a CDS encoding MFS transporter translates to MNLLRRYRLLFLLMNTGFIGNLTVIYYLSKGITYGQIGLVSAVSALGFFLFEVPTGVVADKVSRKTSVLIGMALFSLGTVILILLRNFPMLVAYAVISSLGATFVSGSLQAWLFDNLRHLEMEKRYREVMRDVKTLTLVFSAFSIPTGAFLAQFYGFTLPLVMTLIMELGALLTALSIPEYEFKKPEVSYHLHVLGSARELFKGDLLPLVLISISVTVSINQFRKFFEPYLGGILAESLGTTIMGTLGVLGVVEALIKTLPRLVGVRLGKKWSVRAYELAPVAIPVFTVLSVLFQNPIFIILLGVLATVLNTAFGFNVSVEFQHRIPSEKRATVLSINMMFSALVMAAFYAVYGFAVDMAGLGEARLIFAVILLVVGVAFKIASLGPFGEPLKLRHLAED
- a CDS encoding plasma-membrane proton-efflux P-type ATPase, translating into MPVETDYKHMDIDDVLKVLETSMDGLSSEEARKRLEEYGPNEIPEKKVNPIIKFLSYFWGPIPWMIEIAAVLSAVVQHWADFWIIITLLALNGVVGFWEEHKAENVIEFLKQKMALKARVLRDGKWSIIPARELVPGDIIRLRMGDIIPADVKLIEGDYLTVDESALTGESLPVTKKVGDIAFSGSLVKKGEMTAVVTGTGLNTYFGKTVQLVESAETVSSFQKMVIKVGDYLIIISLILVSIVFLVAIHRHESLLEALRFSLVLTVAAIPAAMPAVLSITMAIGALNLAKRQAIVTKLVSIEELAGVDVLCSDKTGTLTKNELTVGDPVPFNGYTKQDVVLYAALASREEDNDPIDLAILRAVDGFNLGGLIRRFKQVHFTPFDPVIKRTEAEITNGENFRVAKGAPQVILDICDVPEEVRKKATETVDELAGDGYRALGVARTRNGRWEFVGIIPLFDPPRDDAPKAIKQVRRLGVNVKMVTGDHIAIARHIAKILGLGTRIVSMSELLKAKRDSEVEKLVEEADGFSEVFPEHKFRIVDALQRRGHLVAMTGDGVNDAPALKKANCGIAVSGATDAARAAADVVLLQPGLSVIAHAIQEARRIFQRMESYVIYRITETIRVLFFITFAILVFNFYPITAVMIVLLALFNDAPILAIAYDNVVTPQKPVKWNMYKVLLLSTLLGFVGVISSFILFYIAERVLLLSRPEIQSFIFLKLAVAGHLTIFVTRARGHLWERPYPSPLLLWSAIITKVLATLVVVYGIFVTPIGWKLAGLIWAYALVWMLVIDEAKVMVLKRMEGL
- a CDS encoding TldD/PmbA family protein, whose translation is MFDVNEFILKKAKELGFGDVVVLGYERDRRQVRFANNEITVAKNWHERKVELFVELDKRVAGTTITELSEGNIERTLKTLLSNMKGMAPKEDYYGIAEGPFEYRDIPETFDKAIVELDEPNEYVERAINAALEEGAKRVAGVLYTDHDRIYLTTSNGVEAFDEGTGIEISVRAFIGDLESGHGTNSVRVLKKFDPESAGRKAGEIAKLAQNPEQGPEGKFDVIFDPLAFANLLSYMSFMTSAYAAEAGFSFLVNKLGQKVANEIVTIKDVGNMPNGYGSRKFDDEGVPTRETTIIENGTFKTFLLNTSMARKYGAETTANAGLIMPHAWNIVLEPGNYSREELFSEVKRGIYITNVWYTRFQNYVAGDFSTIPRDGIFLVESGELKPIRNIRVSDNLQRILEGIKGLGRDSYHIHWWEVSTPVSTPYVLVENVGITRATK
- a CDS encoding TldD/PmbA family protein, coding for ILVDGGMGFASTNVLTKESIAEAVKKAVKLAKAASKVRNEPIRFSDEDFHEVYYEVKMRKDFRDVSPEEKLELLRKIEEEVNATGVNVPMRYLGYSDQVWHKIIANSDGAFIESVIPRVSTMYNLVVFENGQMEQAPFVQRAFSGGLELIEKDEPWNWAVKDVQALKRLIYEGKKPPEGKVDLVISPEVAGIAVHESVGHPYEADRIFGREAAQAGESFVKPDMLGERIGSEVVTVIEDPTIPNSWGFYLYDDEGVKARPRYLIKDGIITEFLTNREYAAKLGQRSNAAARAINYNREPIVRMANTYLAPGDYSFEELIEDVKLGVYMVSFNEWNIDDRRYQQRYIGREAYLIENGEIKHPVRRPILEITTRALWSSVDAVGREVEMFPGTCGKGEPGQGVPVWMGGAHARLRDIPLRY